The proteins below come from a single Bactrocera tryoni isolate S06 unplaced genomic scaffold, CSIRO_BtryS06_freeze2 scaffold_25, whole genome shotgun sequence genomic window:
- the LOC120780488 gene encoding uncharacterized protein LOC120780488 → MAQQKTVRECKVLIRKIHQSVCRMTGEDVDNVQTEIASTLPLNTLAAALGMDEKLKCDEFAATTKQFVLRIKGTSDSVHDVLRSLYTDELLYLCNWDGRGGKQPLSKFLLVSNILYDSFITYGLAMFEKQVRKAIEMGHHRHKQRIYRKRKTEE, encoded by the exons ATGGCGCAGCAAAAAACGGTTCGTGAATGCAAGGTCCTCATCCGCAAAATTCATCAATCGGTATGCCGAATGACTGGTGAAGATGTCGACAACGTTCAAACCGAAATTGCTTCCACCCTACCATTAAATACGCTTGCTGCAGCTTTGGGAATGGACGAAAAATTGAAATGCGACGAATTTGCTGCTACAACG aaaCAATTCGTTTTGAGGATAAAAGGTACTTCAGATAGTGTACATGATGTGTTGCGAAGTCTGTACACTGATGAACTTCTTTATTTATGTAACTGGGACGGTAGGGGTGGGAAGCAACCTCTCTCCAAATTCCTGCTGGTTTCCAACATTTTATACG atTCATTCATAACGTATGGATTGGCAATGTTCGAAAAACAAGTTCGAAAAGCCATTGAAATGGGCCACCATAGGCACAAACAAAGAATTTATAGGAAGAGGAAAACTGAGGAGTGA